The genomic segment CATAACCGTGTAACAGCACAACCAGTTGCTGAACGCTCTGGCCAGAAGCCGGCAAAAGTCTCGGCCCGTCAAGGCTGGAATGACCAGTCATTTTTTACTCCGCAGGCTTCTTTTGCTCAGAAGGATCGGAAGCCGGAATACCATCGTCAGTCAGTTTCATGAAGGGCAATGCAATCAGCATGGACGCGAGAATGAGGAGCCATGCCAGAGCAAAAGGGGCACCTGGAAACGTGATCGTCGCGGCGGGGCCCGAAAAATTGGCAAAAATCTGCGTCATGACGAATGGGCTGATCACAAGTGACAGGCCGGCGGCACTGGATATCAGACCCTGCAATTCACCCTGGGCGTTGTCGGGCATGCGATTGGACATCAGACCGGTGAAAGCGGGTGTTGCCAAAGCGCCAAACGCTGCAAAGATGATCATTGCATAGGCCATCCAGCCCGAACTTGCGAACGCAAGTCCTGCGAAAGCGACAAGGTTGGCGCTAAGGCCGATCAGCAGCGTGCGTCCCGGACCGAGTTTGGGCTCGAGAACTCTGATCAAGTAGCCCTGCACAAACACAAAACCGACACCAACAAAGGCGAGGGAGAGGCCGATATCGGCTGGTGTCCAGGCAAAGACCTCTTCTGCATAAAAGCTCCAGACCGCCGGATAGACATAGTGTGCGATATCGAACAGGAAGATTGCCAGCAAAAGAGTTCGTACGGCCGGATACTTCGCGACCTGTTTGAGCGCGCCCAATGGATTGGCGCGTTTCCAGTCGAAAGCGCGCCTGTTTTCCGGCTTCAGCGTCTCCGGCAAAACAAAGTAGCCGAAGAGGAAGTTGACGAAGGAGAGCGCTGCGGCGGCGTAGAACGGAGCACGCGGCCCATATTCGCCCAAATAGCCTCCGATCATGGGACCGAGCACAAAGCCGACCCCGAACCCTGCGCCGACAAGTCCGAAATTCTTGGCCCTGTCTTCCTTCGACGACACATCGGCGATGTAAGCGGAGGCCGCGGAGAAGGTGGCACCGGCAACACCGGAAAGGGTCCTGCCGATGAAAAGAACGGCAAGGTGCCAGGACAGCGCCATGACAAGATAGTCAACGGCCATCGTGAACATGGAGACCAGCAGGACGGGTCTGCGGCCGAACCGGTCTGATAGGTTTCCGAGTGTGGGCCCGAACACGAACTGCATCAGCGCATAGACGACGCTGAGCGCTCCGCCCCATCGCGCCGCTTCGCTGACGGGCAGTTGCGTCAGATCCGTTAAAAGCGATGGCAGCACCGGCATCATCAACCCGATCCCCATCGAGTTGATGGTCAGGGTGACAAGTATGAAACCGAGTGCACCTCGTTTTGTCTCTCCGGACGGCAAATGCGTTTCCTGCTGACTGAGTTGGCTACCGGCCGCTTGCGTCCGGAGGCTGCCTGCATGGGGTACCCGTGCCGGGCAAGGGCCGGGCGTCAAGTATCATCGGGTCTTTGCACCTGGAAAATCAGACCGTTGACATCCTTGCCTAGTTCCTTGCGCAGCACTTCCTCGCGGTCCTGCTTGTAAATGAGAGACGCCTCTTCGGCGCACCGGCGAATGTAGTCCGGCGTATGCGCATACCGGCCGGAACTGTCCACGCGGAAATCCGTACCGGTGACACCGACAAGGTGTTCGACACTTGCCACCAGAATGCCGCCGGGTTTCAACGCATTGGCCAGCGCGTGCATGAATGGTCTGAGATTGCCGATGTAGCACAGCGTGTCGACGCAGACGGCGAGGTCGAACTGTGTGGGAAGATCGGAATTCAGGAAGGAAACAAGTTCGCCTTCGACCAGGAAGTCGTAGACCTTCAGCTCCGCAGCCTTTTGCATCATGCCTTGCGACAGGTCGATCCCGGTAAGCCGCGTGCAGTGATCATTGATGAGAGGACCGCACAAGCCGGTGCCGCAGCCAAGATCGGCAACATCCTGAAACGGCGCGCCTCTTTCAGTGGCAAGGGCGACGACGTCTTCGGCGACCAGTTCCGGCGCACGGTAGCCGAGATTTTCCAGCACGGTGTCGAAGGAATCCGAGAACTTGTCGAAGTGAGACTTTACATAGTCTTCAGGTGCGTGCTCCAGATCGTCGCCCCTGACGGCGGCAAGGTGATAGTGGGCGGCCTCGTTGTCCGGCTCCGCTTCGACAATCCTTTCAAAATGTTCTTGCGAAAGGTCGGTCTTTCCAAGCGCACTCAAAATACGTGCACGCCAGAGGGCTGTGGGTGACTTCGGATCATCGAAACGAAGCGATTTGTCGATTGCTTCGGCAGCTTTGTCCTCCGAACCGGTAAACATCAGTGCAAGGCCATAAGTGTTCCAGGCGCTGGGGTTTTCAGGGTCCAGACGAACGATCTCGGACATGATGGTAAGGATTTCATGATAGTCGCCGGAGCTGCGCAACAACAGGTTTATGTTCTTCCAGGCATCTTCATGGCGTGAGTCAAATTCAACGGCGCGCACATAGGCTGCGAAGGCCTTTCTGGGCTCGCCGATCAGCTTGAGGATGTTGCCGAGATTGTTCAGGGCAGAGGTGTTTCGCTCATTGAGTTCCAGGGATCTCTGGATCAGATCAATCGCACTGTCGGATTGACCGGCGTCAAAATGCAAAAGGCCGAGAAAATGCAATCCGTCGGGATGTTTCGGGTCCTCGTTCAATATCTCAAGATAAATGTCCTGGGCTGTCTCCAGGTCGCCTTTGCGATGCGCAGCAATACCTTCCTGCAGCCTTTCATCAATATTCATGTTTCCCCCAATAAAAAAAGGGCGGTCGAACCGCCCTTGCTTCCGGAAAGACCTTAAAGGATAACCTTACAGGACTTTCAGGTCTTCAGCCACCATCTGACCGCGGCGCCACTCCAGATCGAAAGCAACCAGTTGGCCTTCCTTCAAAGTGTCGATGCCGGACCGGTGCAGGGCCGAGATGTGGACGAGAATATCCTCGCCGTCTTCGGGTTGGATCGTGCCGACACCGCGGCCCTGATCAAACCATTTTACGTTTCCATGTTGCATGGAGCTTGCTTTCCAATTCTACGCCTCAAGACATACAGGCGGTCTTCCTAGCCCGACTTTTCGACGTCTTGATGACAGTGTTTATGATAACTCTAAAGTACTCCGCAAATTTGCTTCGAAAATAAACATGCGTGTGCGCAGCCATTTCTTGCTGCAGCAGTTCAACGCGCAGTTTGATTTGCGAAGGTATCAGCTTTCCCGTCTAAGCAATGCGGGAAACCTTAGTGTCTCTTAGTATGGTAATGAATTTGTTAATTTCAAGGTAGGATCTAGAGCGAGTCACGTTCCCGTGCTCCACAGGCTTGCCGGCGTGTCCGGTTCGGTGCCGTGCTCCGTGGGAACGCAAAATTCAGGCGGTCGTGCGAACGGACCGCCTGTCGGCATCAACGATCGAGCTGCCCGAGAATGACATATTTCAGGATCTCCGCGACCTGCTCCGAGGTTTCGGCCACGGCAAGTGCGGCCCCGTCGACTTCTTTCAGGGGATGCGTCAGCGACGGGTCGTGAACGACGATGAGCGACTTGCCGAGTGCAGCCGCATACCCTGCGTCGAAGGCTGCGTTCCATTGCTTGTATTGGTCGCCGAAACGCACAACCACGATGTCAGCCTTTTCGATCAGCGTTCGCGTGCGGATCGCATTGACCTTCGCGCCTTTGTGGTCGTACCAGAATTTCTTGTCTTCGCCGCCGAGAATGACCGCACCGCAATCATCGCTTGCCGAATGATCCGTAACGGGCGCTGAAAATTCCACAGGCAGGTCCAGTGCCTTGACCCCATCTGTTATTCTTTCCCGCCAATCCGTGTGGATCTCTCCCGACAGGTAAACGCGCCAGTTGCTCATGGTGTCCATTCCTCGATCGTGATCAGCAAGCGCCAGCCTGCCCTGTGCCGAAGCTGGGACGTCGATGCGCCTGCGTCAAGCCCGGAACCGGGCCTTGGGTTACGTCCAAAGTACTTTGCGCTCGGATCGGGCTATTTCGTGTTCAAGTGCCAGACGCCATCCCAGTCAGCAGGTGCTCCCTGGCTTGAAATCAAATCGAGCCTGTTCAAGAAGACCGCGGCGATCTGGTCGTCCGGAGTGGACGCAATGATGGCTTCAAAAGTCTGACGGGCTTCCGTCCAACGGGCTTGTGAAAAGGCAGTCAGGGCCTCTTCGGAACGCTCCTGCAGCTCTCTCAGGTCTTGCGGCAATTCCTGGGATGGTCCAAGCGGCATATAGACATTTGTCGGTTGCGTCTTGCCTTTGACCTGGATTTTATCGACCGGCCGGAACTCAATGCCGGATGTTGTATCGCGGGTTCTCTGGCACACCAGGATCTGGGTGCCATAGACCTTGTTCGCCCCTTCCAGACGCGCTGCCAGGTTCACCGTGTCGCCCATGATCGTGTAATTCTTGGTTTTTTCCGAACCTATCGAGCCGATGACAGCCTCGCCGGTCGCAATGCCGATACGCTGACGCAGAATGGGCAGGTTCTTTTGCAGCCCCGTCAAGTCAGGCAGCTCCTTTTGAAACAGCTCCATGAGCCGGACATTGGCGAGGGCACTTTCAACGGCAAGC from the Roseibium sp. HPY-6 genome contains:
- a CDS encoding YtoQ family protein, giving the protein MSNWRVYLSGEIHTDWRERITDGVKALDLPVEFSAPVTDHSASDDCGAVILGGEDKKFWYDHKGAKVNAIRTRTLIEKADIVVVRFGDQYKQWNAAFDAGYAAALGKSLIVVHDPSLTHPLKEVDGAALAVAETSEQVAEILKYVILGQLDR
- a CDS encoding methyltransferase, which gives rise to MNIDERLQEGIAAHRKGDLETAQDIYLEILNEDPKHPDGLHFLGLLHFDAGQSDSAIDLIQRSLELNERNTSALNNLGNILKLIGEPRKAFAAYVRAVEFDSRHEDAWKNINLLLRSSGDYHEILTIMSEIVRLDPENPSAWNTYGLALMFTGSEDKAAEAIDKSLRFDDPKSPTALWRARILSALGKTDLSQEHFERIVEAEPDNEAAHYHLAAVRGDDLEHAPEDYVKSHFDKFSDSFDTVLENLGYRAPELVAEDVVALATERGAPFQDVADLGCGTGLCGPLINDHCTRLTGIDLSQGMMQKAAELKVYDFLVEGELVSFLNSDLPTQFDLAVCVDTLCYIGNLRPFMHALANALKPGGILVASVEHLVGVTGTDFRVDSSGRYAHTPDYIRRCAEEASLIYKQDREEVLRKELGKDVNGLIFQVQRPDDT
- a CDS encoding cold shock domain-containing protein, with amino-acid sequence MQHGNVKWFDQGRGVGTIQPEDGEDILVHISALHRSGIDTLKEGQLVAFDLEWRRGQMVAEDLKVL
- a CDS encoding TCR/Tet family MFS transporter: MPSGETKRGALGFILVTLTINSMGIGLMMPVLPSLLTDLTQLPVSEAARWGGALSVVYALMQFVFGPTLGNLSDRFGRRPVLLVSMFTMAVDYLVMALSWHLAVLFIGRTLSGVAGATFSAASAYIADVSSKEDRAKNFGLVGAGFGVGFVLGPMIGGYLGEYGPRAPFYAAAALSFVNFLFGYFVLPETLKPENRRAFDWKRANPLGALKQVAKYPAVRTLLLAIFLFDIAHYVYPAVWSFYAEEVFAWTPADIGLSLAFVGVGFVFVQGYLIRVLEPKLGPGRTLLIGLSANLVAFAGLAFASSGWMAYAMIIFAAFGALATPAFTGLMSNRMPDNAQGELQGLISSAAGLSLVISPFVMTQIFANFSGPAATITFPGAPFALAWLLILASMLIALPFMKLTDDGIPASDPSEQKKPAE